A window of Fragaria vesca subsp. vesca linkage group LG7, FraVesHawaii_1.0, whole genome shotgun sequence contains these coding sequences:
- the LOC101305404 gene encoding vesicle-associated protein 1-2-like, protein MSTGELLNIEPQELQFAFELKKQISCSLQLSNKTDEYVAFKVKTTNPKKYCVRPNTGVVLPRSTCDVIVTMQAQKEMPSDMQCKDKFLLQSVVASAGATTKDITPEMFNKESGHNVEECKLKVNYVDPPRPPSPVREGSEEGSSPRASVDNGNSNDTEFKAASRAFGERHEPQDNSEAKSLIARLTDEKNSAIQQNNRLQQELDLLRREANASRGGIAFIYVVIVGLIGIILGYLLKKT, encoded by the exons ATGAGCACCGGCGAGCTTCTCAACATCGAACCCCAAGAGCTCCAATTCGCAT TTGAACTGAAGAAGCAGATCTCGTGCTCTCTGCAACTCTCCAACAAGACCGATGAGTATGTGGCTTTTAAG GTAAAGACAACAAACCCCAAAAAGTATTGTGTTAGACCCAACACTGGGGTTGTGTTGCCGAGGTCCACATGTGATGTTATAG TGACTATGCAAGCGCAAAAGGAGATGCCGTCGGATATGCAATGCAAGGACAAGTTCCTTCTTCAGAGTGTAGTTGCTAGCGCCGGGGCTACCACCAAGGATATCACTCCAGAGATG TTCAATAAGGAGTCGGGGCATAATGTTGAAGAGTGTAAGTTGAAGGTTAACTATGTTGACCCTCCTAGGCCCCCATCTCCGGTTCGGGAAGGTTCAGAGGAAGGTTCATCGCCTAGGGCTTCGGTGGACAATGGGAATTCAAATGATACTGAGTTCAAAGCT GCTTCAAGAGCTTTTGGCGAGAGACATGAGCCTCAAGATAACTCCGAG GCTAAGAGTCTTATTGCAAGGCTGACTGATGAGAAAAATTCTGCTATTCAGCAAAATAATAGGCTTCAGCAAGAACTG GATCTTTTGAGGAGAGAGGCTAACGCAAGCCGCGGCGGTATTGCATTTATTTATGTTGTTATAGTGGGTTTGATTGGCATTATTTTGGGGTACCTTCTGAAGAAGACATGA